One window of Mucilaginibacter inviolabilis genomic DNA carries:
- a CDS encoding nuclear transport factor 2 family protein translates to MKNDTVELTKNAKEVVLAFIDAMNKEDFTSARKYLATDMTFKGVLGARDGAEAYMNDMEKMKFKYDLKNTVAEGDDVCLFYDIDMGRVTIFGCGWYQVKDGKISSFRVIFDPRPVLELSNKN, encoded by the coding sequence ATGAAAAACGATACCGTCGAATTAACTAAAAATGCTAAAGAAGTAGTATTGGCCTTTATAGATGCCATGAATAAGGAAGATTTTACATCGGCCAGGAAATATTTAGCAACGGATATGACTTTTAAAGGAGTATTGGGTGCACGTGATGGGGCAGAGGCCTATATGAACGATATGGAGAAGATGAAATTTAAATACGATTTAAAAAATACCGTGGCCGAAGGAGATGATGTGTGTTTGTTTTATGATATTGATATGGGGCGCGTCACCATATTCGGTTGTGGGTGGTATCAGGTTAAAGATGGTAAAATAAGCTCTTTTAGAGTAATATTTGATCCGCGACCGGTTTTAGAACTATCAAATAAAAATTAA
- a CDS encoding M20/M25/M40 family metallo-hydrolase: MKTTDLNLLTNCWRKAVPLMAAALLCSGISQAQSSKAVIDNIMQEETNNSQLEKLAHELFDGIGPRLVGTPQMKQANDWAIAKYKSWNIDAHNEKWGEWRGWERGISHIDMVSPRVKSLEGTQLAWSPGMGKKTVSAEVIILPDLADSVAFQQWLPNVKGKFVMISMCQPTGRPDYNWQEFALKESFEKMKAERTAMTDAWRKRISKTGYTTRTLPVALEKAGAVGILTNNWSAGFGVDKIFGAYTKIVPTVDIALEDYGMLYRLSESGGKPVISMHTESKELGVVPTFNTIAEIKGTEKPNEYVMLSAHFDSWDGGTGATDNGTGTLTMMEAMRLLKKYYPHPKRTILVGHWGSEEEGLNGSRAFVEDHPEIVQNLQALFNQDNGTGRVVNLSGQGFADAKDYLSRWLEAVPDTIKNRIKTNFPGQPGGGGSDFASFVAVGAPGFSLSSLNWSYGSYTWHTNRDTYDKVVFDDLKNNAILAAIMAYMASEDPAKTSTTKTEGIKWPVQVKATRRGGLDK, translated from the coding sequence ATGAAAACAACCGATCTTAATCTACTCACCAATTGCTGGCGTAAAGCCGTTCCATTAATGGCAGCTGCCCTGCTCTGCAGCGGTATTAGCCAGGCACAATCCAGCAAAGCGGTCATTGACAACATCATGCAGGAAGAAACCAATAACTCGCAGCTTGAAAAACTGGCCCATGAGCTTTTTGATGGCATTGGTCCCCGTTTGGTGGGCACGCCCCAAATGAAGCAGGCCAATGACTGGGCTATAGCCAAATACAAAAGCTGGAACATAGATGCCCATAACGAAAAATGGGGCGAATGGCGCGGATGGGAGCGGGGTATATCGCACATTGATATGGTGTCGCCGCGTGTAAAATCATTGGAAGGCACCCAACTGGCCTGGAGCCCGGGCATGGGTAAAAAAACGGTAAGTGCCGAAGTTATTATTCTTCCAGACCTGGCCGATTCTGTAGCTTTTCAGCAATGGCTGCCTAATGTGAAAGGTAAATTTGTAATGATATCCATGTGCCAGCCAACCGGCAGGCCCGATTATAACTGGCAGGAATTTGCCCTTAAAGAATCATTTGAAAAGATGAAAGCCGAGCGTACAGCGATGACTGATGCCTGGCGCAAACGCATCAGCAAAACGGGGTATACTACCCGTACGCTTCCTGTAGCACTTGAAAAAGCGGGTGCTGTAGGTATATTGACCAATAACTGGTCAGCTGGTTTTGGGGTTGATAAAATATTTGGCGCTTATACCAAAATAGTACCTACGGTTGATATCGCGCTGGAAGATTATGGTATGTTGTACCGGTTAAGTGAATCGGGTGGTAAACCGGTGATCAGCATGCATACCGAATCAAAGGAACTAGGTGTAGTACCTACTTTTAATACTATTGCTGAGATAAAAGGTACCGAAAAGCCTAATGAATATGTAATGCTATCTGCCCATTTTGATTCCTGGGATGGTGGCACCGGCGCCACAGATAATGGTACCGGAACGCTTACTATGATGGAGGCCATGCGACTGCTGAAAAAATATTATCCTCACCCCAAACGTACCATACTGGTTGGCCATTGGGGCAGCGAAGAGGAAGGCCTGAACGGTTCACGTGCTTTTGTGGAGGATCATCCCGAAATTGTGCAGAATTTACAGGCCCTGTTTAACCAGGATAATGGTACCGGAAGGGTCGTAAATCTATCAGGACAAGGTTTTGCCGATGCTAAGGATTATTTAAGCCGTTGGCTGGAAGCCGTACCTGATACTATTAAAAACCGTATCAAAACCAACTTCCCTGGTCAACCCGGAGGCGGCGGATCTGATTTTGCTTCGTTTGTGGCCGTTGGTGCGCCTGGGTTTTCACTGAGTTCACTAAACTGGTCGTACGGTTCATACACCTGGCACACCAACCGCGATACCTATGACAAAGTAGTATTTGACGACTTGAAAAACAATGCTATTCTGGCCGCTATTATGGCCTACATGGCTAGTGAAGATCCGGCTAAAACCTCTACAACAAAAACAGAAGGCATTAAATGGCCCGTACAGGTTAAAGCTACCCGCCGGGGCGGATTAGATAAGTAA
- a CDS encoding RNA recognition motif domain-containing protein, producing MKLFVGGFPLDIAEIELVKIFNSYGTVNTIKIVRDKKTRKCKGYAFLEMTDQAGADRAIEGLDGTPMGDRVLSVKQAADKPAAKPPVQQRSFRPQHSNYIKTDRNSSGSTAGGTTVKKRPRI from the coding sequence ATGAAATTATTTGTCGGCGGCTTTCCTCTTGATATTGCAGAAATTGAATTAGTTAAAATATTCAATTCCTATGGCACTGTTAATACTATCAAGATAGTACGGGATAAAAAGACCCGTAAATGCAAAGGATATGCCTTCCTGGAAATGACCGACCAGGCTGGTGCCGACCGCGCTATTGAAGGACTTGACGGCACCCCCATGGGCGACCGCGTGCTCAGCGTAAAACAAGCTGCTGATAAACCCGCAGCCAAACCACCAGTGCAGCAACGCAGCTTTCGCCCGCAACATAGCAATTATATCAAAACAGACCGGAATAGTTCAGGAAGCACTGCCGGTGGCACTACGGTAAAAAAACGTCCGAGGATATAG
- a CDS encoding RidA family protein, with the protein MKKHLYLFLLFISSVSFAQNSNISFINPSSVSTSKGYSQAVTIDLGKNTMLILSGQVALDKDGHLVGKDDISAQIQQVFTNIKNIVEAAGGNMNDVVKLNYYMTDVSQVQVLRGIRDKFVNTVHPPASTLVQVSKLFRDDILVEIEATAIIQKK; encoded by the coding sequence ATGAAAAAACATCTTTATCTCTTTCTGCTATTTATATCCTCTGTAAGTTTTGCACAAAACAGCAATATATCGTTTATAAACCCCTCATCTGTGAGTACATCTAAAGGATACTCACAAGCTGTTACTATTGATCTGGGCAAAAACACCATGCTTATCCTATCCGGGCAGGTTGCTCTGGATAAGGATGGCCATCTGGTAGGTAAGGATGATATCTCTGCTCAAATTCAACAGGTATTCACCAATATCAAAAATATAGTGGAAGCGGCAGGCGGTAATATGAATGACGTTGTAAAACTTAATTATTATATGACCGATGTTTCGCAGGTACAGGTTCTCCGCGGAATCAGGGATAAATTTGTAAATACAGTTCATCCACCAGCAAGCACATTGGTGCAGGTCAGTAAGCTTTTCAGAGATGATATTTTGGTTGAGATAGAAGCTACGGCTATTATTCAGAAAAAATAA
- a CDS encoding trans-sulfuration enzyme family protein: MELSFILNELGEERENYFNAVSPPIIQSSNFTFNTVTGLRQAMADEFDTNLYSRGQNPTLSILRKKLAALDGADDALVFSSGIGAISVPLLALLKSGDHVVAVENPYSWTIKLFKEFLPKFGINTTFIDGSVYDNFETAVTPETRLIFLESPNTFSYELQDIKRIAQFARSRGIVTMIDNSYCSPIYQQPIGMGVDLVAQSATKYIGGHSDVVAGVLTGNKELIRQIFDHEFMNLGPAISPHSAWLLLRGLRTLPLRLQRSFESTGVITKWLQEHEHIQQVIWPFSEGFKQTQLAHEQMQGCGGLFSFSLKKSSFKKIEAFCNNLQHILLAVSWGGHESLILPSIASIPEQEYNATDERLQLIRMYVGLEDTGYLIQDLEQALAKI; the protein is encoded by the coding sequence ATGGAGCTTTCATTTATATTAAATGAATTGGGAGAAGAAAGAGAAAATTACTTCAACGCGGTTTCGCCCCCCATCATACAATCAAGCAATTTCACATTTAATACGGTAACAGGTCTCAGACAGGCTATGGCCGATGAATTTGATACCAATTTGTACTCCAGAGGACAAAATCCAACGTTGAGTATATTAAGAAAAAAACTGGCCGCTCTTGACGGAGCGGATGATGCTTTGGTATTTAGCAGTGGTATTGGGGCCATCAGTGTCCCCTTACTTGCATTGCTAAAATCCGGTGATCATGTTGTTGCAGTCGAAAATCCTTACAGCTGGACCATAAAACTTTTCAAAGAGTTTTTACCCAAATTTGGTATAAACACCACTTTTATTGATGGCTCTGTTTATGACAATTTTGAAACTGCCGTTACCCCCGAAACTCGATTAATTTTTCTGGAAAGCCCTAATACTTTTAGTTACGAGCTACAGGACATTAAAAGGATTGCGCAATTTGCCAGATCACGTGGTATTGTGACGATGATTGATAACAGTTATTGCAGCCCTATATACCAGCAACCTATTGGTATGGGTGTCGATCTGGTAGCGCAATCGGCCACCAAATATATCGGAGGGCACTCAGATGTAGTAGCCGGCGTACTTACCGGCAACAAAGAATTGATCAGGCAGATATTTGATCATGAATTTATGAACCTGGGGCCTGCTATTTCACCACATTCTGCATGGCTGTTGCTAAGAGGCTTAAGAACCTTGCCATTACGTTTGCAACGCAGTTTTGAAAGTACCGGAGTTATTACCAAATGGCTGCAAGAGCATGAGCATATACAACAAGTGATATGGCCTTTTAGTGAGGGTTTTAAACAAACACAATTGGCACATGAACAGATGCAAGGTTGCGGCGGATTATTTAGCTTCAGTTTAAAAAAATCTTCTTTTAAAAAAATCGAAGCATTTTGTAATAACCTGCAACATATATTATTGGCTGTTTCCTGGGGTGGGCACGAAAGTTTAATACTACCATCAATCGCCTCCATTCCGGAGCAGGAATACAATGCAACAGATGAACGCCTTCAATTGATCAGGATGTATGTTGGTTTAGAAGATACCGGGTATCTGATTCAAGATCTTGAACAGGCATTGGCTAAAATTTAG
- a CDS encoding SDR family oxidoreductase: protein MKNVLVTGGTGLLGKEVVNQLLSINYGVTVLSSKKNATVPAGVQLVKGDLASDKGLQDATQDADIIIHCASNPKDTQSVDIKGTQNLLNAIDREKTLHFVYISIINVDKSNYAYYQTKIRVEQMIAASGIPFSVLRTTQFHNYVLSILKAFDKKNGTLAIPDGMHFQSIEVKEAATLLVDLAQREPVGLVRGVGGPELLKFEEMAKTYLHVLSRKDELKVRPLQSEEYDRYRSENNIWPNNSYGRVTWEAFLRHDLAS, encoded by the coding sequence ATGAAGAACGTATTAGTGACGGGAGGTACAGGCCTGCTGGGAAAAGAAGTTGTAAATCAGTTATTATCCATTAATTATGGAGTTACTGTGTTAAGTTCAAAGAAGAATGCTACCGTCCCCGCTGGTGTGCAATTGGTAAAGGGCGATCTGGCATCAGATAAAGGTTTGCAGGATGCCACACAGGATGCGGATATTATTATCCACTGTGCAAGTAATCCTAAAGATACGCAAAGTGTTGACATTAAAGGGACGCAAAATTTATTGAACGCCATAGACCGGGAGAAAACCTTGCATTTTGTTTATATCTCTATCATTAACGTTGATAAAAGTAATTATGCCTATTATCAAACTAAGATAAGGGTTGAACAAATGATAGCGGCCAGCGGGATTCCATTTTCAGTTTTGCGTACTACCCAGTTTCATAATTACGTGCTTTCTATTTTAAAAGCATTTGATAAAAAAAATGGTACACTGGCCATTCCCGATGGTATGCATTTTCAATCTATAGAGGTAAAGGAGGCCGCGACCTTGCTGGTCGATTTAGCACAAAGGGAACCAGTAGGATTGGTGCGTGGAGTGGGCGGACCGGAACTGCTTAAATTTGAAGAAATGGCAAAGACATATCTCCATGTACTCAGCCGTAAAGACGAATTAAAGGTACGACCGCTTCAGAGCGAAGAATATGATCGTTATCGTTCCGAAAATAATATCTGGCCTAATAACAGCTATGGTCGTGTAACATGGGAAGCCTTTTTACGGCATGATTTGGCAAGCTGA